A stretch of the Symmachiella macrocystis genome encodes the following:
- a CDS encoding phenylacetate--CoA ligase family protein codes for MANFKALREKHLADVRGFTAEAIERLSWSRDRVLEEQTLRLRKIVAAAQQESPFHAGRLGHLEASTLEVSDLAKIPPMTKADVMTHWDDVVTDRRLKQDDVNAHLKRLLSGEETNAYYMDEYYAAATGGSSGKRGLFLWDWETFVVTTNITTRMEAQQDVAHPPAGPKRTAVVCAGSYVHASRLLFPSMVDPERDVLVLSANTAMRTMVERLNAFQPDRLIGYSSIVEELCAEALDGRLQINLQRISTNSEPLPQQARDMALQVWGINIHNQWGSVEIGVAGTEGNSYSGMTIAEDFLIFEPVDEHDQPVSDAAQADRLLVTKLYGQVMPMIRYELTDTVVLDGGPNPDAPGYRRITEVKGRADNWFVYRENTKIHPMIFRSILGQEPHISEYQVQQTPAGARVLAMTHGEIPADALKTALVRALAEGGLNNAEVSIEVVPDLPRHAETNKLRRFVPLS; via the coding sequence ATGGCCAATTTTAAAGCATTGCGAGAAAAACACCTTGCCGACGTGCGGGGGTTTACCGCCGAGGCGATCGAACGGCTGTCTTGGAGTCGCGACCGGGTCTTAGAAGAACAAACGTTGCGGCTGCGAAAGATTGTGGCCGCAGCGCAGCAGGAATCGCCATTTCACGCGGGGCGCTTGGGCCATTTGGAAGCGAGTACGTTGGAGGTCAGCGACTTGGCAAAGATTCCACCCATGACCAAGGCGGATGTGATGACGCACTGGGACGATGTTGTTACGGACCGGCGGTTGAAACAGGATGATGTGAATGCGCACTTAAAGCGTCTGCTCTCGGGCGAAGAGACAAATGCGTATTACATGGATGAATATTACGCCGCTGCCACTGGCGGTTCGTCCGGCAAACGCGGGTTGTTTCTGTGGGATTGGGAAACATTTGTCGTGACCACCAACATCACAACGCGGATGGAAGCCCAGCAAGATGTGGCCCATCCCCCGGCAGGTCCGAAACGGACGGCAGTTGTCTGTGCTGGGTCCTATGTGCACGCCAGCCGGTTATTGTTTCCCAGCATGGTTGACCCTGAGCGTGATGTGCTTGTGCTTTCCGCCAATACCGCGATGCGCACGATGGTCGAGCGGCTGAATGCGTTTCAACCCGACCGGCTGATTGGGTATTCCTCGATCGTTGAGGAATTGTGCGCCGAAGCTCTTGATGGACGGCTGCAGATCAATTTGCAACGTATTTCCACCAACTCTGAGCCGCTGCCGCAACAGGCTCGCGACATGGCGCTTCAGGTCTGGGGCATAAATATTCACAACCAGTGGGGCTCGGTCGAAATCGGTGTGGCCGGCACTGAGGGGAATTCTTATTCGGGCATGACGATCGCCGAAGACTTTTTGATCTTTGAACCGGTGGACGAGCACGATCAACCGGTGTCCGACGCTGCGCAGGCTGACCGGTTGCTGGTGACCAAATTGTACGGACAGGTGATGCCCATGATCCGTTATGAACTGACCGATACGGTTGTCCTTGACGGTGGCCCCAATCCGGACGCTCCAGGATACCGGCGGATCACCGAAGTCAAAGGCCGGGCAGACAATTGGTTTGTCTATCGCGAGAACACCAAAATACATCCTATGATTTTTCGGAGCATTCTCGGGCAAGAGCCGCATATCAGCGAATACCAAGTCCAGCAAACTCCAGCCGGGGCGCGCGTCCTGGCGATGACACACGGCGAAATTCCTGCCGACGCTCTGAAGACGGCGTTGGTGCGTGCACTCGCCGAGGGAGGGTTGAACAATGCGGAGGTGTCCATCGAAGTTGTTCCCGACCTGCCCCGGCATGCTGAAACCAACAAATTGCGACGGTTCGTTCCGCTGAGTTAG